ACATATAACTTATGATATTATTAATTATAAATTTGTTTAATTTAATACTTTATAATTAAATTATATATATTTTTTATAGGAGAGATATTTATGAACATACCTAATATATTAACCTTATTTAGAATGTTTTTAATCCCCATATTTGTTATTATATTTTTTTCAAATATCAAAAATAACCTATTCTATTCTATATGTATATTTTTATTAGCTGGTATTACTGATATATTAGATGGATATATAGCCCGAAAGTATAATCTAATTACTAAATGGGGAATTGTACTAGATCCTTTAGCTGATAAACTTATGTTATTAACTGTTTTATTCTGCTTAAGTAGCTCTAATATAATTCCCACTTGGATATTAATAATTGTATCTTTAAAAGAATTTGTTATGATTATAGTAGGTGGAATTTTATACAATAAAGATTTCATAATTCCATCTAATAAATTTGGGAAATTATCCACCTTTATGTTTTATATATCTATATTTTTTCTTATTTTTAATAAAGATTTAAGTAGATATTTACTAAATTTATCTGTAGCTATAGCCATAGTTACTTTTTTAAATTATTTATTAATATACATAAAAAAGAAAAAGAATATTAAAGAGCACAGTATATAATAATACTATGCTCTTCTTTTATTACTCTTCCCATAAATCCTTTGTAAGTTCCTCTATTTCTTTCTTTAATTTTTCAGTTTTATTATAATCTATAAATACATCTAATTTTATAATAAGTGCATCTCCTTCTTTAGCATCTTTAGGAACTTCAACTTTAGGTAAATTTAACATAACTCCATCTTCTAATTCTACCACTACATATTCCTCTTCAAACCTGTCTATTACACCATTTAACATGACACGCCTCCCTTTATTATAAGCTTTAATCCATCGCTATTAAATCAAGTTTTATAACATTATCCATTTCAGAAATCTCCTTTAATAACCTATTAAACTCTATATTTAGCTGTGAAATATCAAAAGTTATATTTACATTAGCTGTATTATGTATTGGTATTTCCTGATTGATAGTTAATATATTTCCTTTATATAAGGCTATCTTATCTAAGATTTTAGATAAAGTTCCTGGTCTATGACTTAAAGTTACTGAAATAATAACCTTTTGATTAGTTGAAAGCTCAGATATATTAAAAACATAATCCTTGTATTTATAGTATGTACTTCTACTAATTCCTACTACTTTTACTGCTTCGGTAATTTCTTTTATTTTACCAGATTTCATAAGTTCTTTAGCTTCTATAACTTTTTCAAACACATCTGGTAATACACTAGTATTTATCATTAAATACTTGTCTTTCATAAAATCACTCCCTATGTACATTATTGTAGTACATGTGTTTTTATATGCTATACTAATATATGATTATAATATATATATTTGATTTTTTAAATATATTTTTTAAAATTGTTTTTTATATTTTCAAATAAATAAAAAAGAGGCTCTATAAAATTCTAAGAGCCTCATTTATAACCTTATTGAATTACTACTAAAGTATTTCTCGGGATATTATTATACATCCATTTTATATCTTCATCTTTGAGACGTATACATCCATGAGAAGCCTGTGTTCCTAATTTATTATACTCACTTTGTATAATACTTCCATCTAAATTATGGAGCACACTATGAAATAAATAATTATAATTAAATCTTATAAAATTATAACAAATGTATCCATGTTCTTGTCCAAAACTTGGTCCCCTTCCACCTATTAAAAATCTACCTTTAATAGTAGGTGTACCACTCATTCCTGTAGAACAAATAAAAGATTTTATAAGCTTATTATTTTCATATATATATACTTTTTGATTAGCTATACTTACTAATATACTATATCTATTATTAGGAATAACCTTCTTAACATAATCTGATTTTATATAGCCATTAATGGTATTTAAGCTATCATAATCAGTAGCTTGTACTTTATAGAAATCTCCACTTTTACCTAATACCTTAATTTCTTGAGTACTTCCATATATATGACCTGCTATTCCAGTATTAAGGCTTGGACCTTTTCTTACTCTAATTTTAGTAATTTCACTGTCATTACCTACATATAAAGGCTCTATCTTTGGTGCTTGAGGATATTTAGAAGTAGGAGGTGCAGGTTTTTTTAATACATTAAATTCTATTATTTTTGAACTATCATAATCTCCTAAGCCATCAGATTTACTTCCTGTATCCCATGCTTTTTTTACTCTAACATTTATTTTATAATTTCCTGCTTTTAAACTTCCAGTATTTATTTTATAAATATTTTCTGATTTTAGTTCATCTGTATATCCTTTACTTAAATCTGTCCACCTGCCATTGTTTGAAGAATACATTAATACCTTATACTGTACTAATCCATGATATGAGTTTGTTTTAATTGAAATATCTTTAGAAGCTCCCTCATACATTTTAGTTTTATTATCAAAAGATATATCTAAATTAGGTTCACCATTTTGTAAACATATAAATTCCTTTGACTTATAGTCATCATAAGATACTTCATATTCACCTATTTTAGCATTATATTTCCCCTCTGATTCAGGAGTTTTAGCAAATATAAACAATTCGTAATTACCTGAATCAACATTAAATAAGTTTACTTGAAATACTTCATTTCCTTTTCTATCTAAAGTATATCCTGATGTTACATCCTTCCATGAGTTTGTGTCCTTTGTGTATAGTAATGCCCTATAATTTAATCTACCATTATAATTTGAATTAACTTGAAACTTTATAATTCTATTGCTATATATTGAACTATAATTAGATTCTATTTTAACGCTATTTAATAAAGTATTTTGATCTAATGGAAGTTTTTCTTCCTTTTTATCAGAAGCATTTTCTGTATTATTTATTCCATTTATGTTACTCAAATCTTCAGTAGTTTCTGCACTTGCTTTATAATTGCCAGCAAATAAAAAAATAAATAACATTAAAGAAACACATAGTACTTTTTTAATATTAATTGATTTAATCATCCATCCACCTCTTATTTTTATTTAGTACATGATATTTATAATGTTTTTACCATTATATTGTAAAAACATTATAACATAAAGTCAGCGGATTAATCCACTGACTTTATGTTATTCTTGGTGTATAATATCTAATCTTGCAAATTTACTAAATTGTCCTAACCAAGCCAATTTAACTGTTCCAGTTGGACCATTTCTTTGCTTAGATATTATACATTCAGCTACATTTTTCTCTTCAGTTTCTTTATTATAATACTCATCCCTGTACAAAAACATAACTAAGTCTGCATCTTGCTCAATAGAACCTGATTCTCTTAAATCAGATAACATAGGTCTATGATCTGTTCTCTGTTCTGGTGCACGAGATAACTGTGATAATGCAATAACAGGACACTCCATTTCTTTTGCTAAGGCTTTAATAGATCTTGATATTTCAGAAACTTCCTGTTGTCTACTTTCACTTGACTTACTTCCAGCCATAAGTTGAAGATAATCTATTACTATCATATCTATCCCTTTTTCCATCTTCAACCTTCTACATTTTGATCTCATTTCCATTACAGTTATACCAGGAGTATCATCTATGTAAATTTTAGCTAAAGATAAAGGACCTGATGCCTTAGCTATGTTTTCCCAATCTTTATCCTCTAAATTACCTGTTCTCAACTTTAGCATATCGACATTTGCTTCCGAGCATAAAAGTTTATAAGCTAGCTGTTCTTTAGACATCTCTAAAGAAAATATAGCTATACTTTTACCTTCTCTTAATGCTGCATATTGTGCTAAATTTAATGCAAAAGTTGTCTTTCCCATAGAAGGTCTTGCTGCTATTAATATCATATCTCCTTTTTGAAAACCTGATGTTTTACTATCTAATTCTGGAAAACCTGATGGTACACCTGTTACTCCACCCTTATTATTAAATATTTTCTCTATCTCTAAAAATCCTCTTTCCAGTACAGTACTCATAGCCTCAAAATCACTAGCATTTCTATTAATACCTATATTAAATATTTTCTTTTCTGCTGAATCTACTACACTAACTACATCATCTTGTCTATTATAGCTATCATTAATTATTTCTGTTGATGCTCTTATAAGTTTTCTTAATGTAGATTTGTCTTTAACTATATTGATATAAGATTGAAGATTAGCAGTAGATATAATAGAAGTTCCAACCTCACTTATATAAGTTACTCCACCAGCTAATTCTAATTTTTCTTTCGATTGAAGATTTTCAGTTATAGTGACCATATCTACTGCAATATCTTTTCTATATAAATCCAAAATTGCCTCATATATTATTTGATGAGCTTCTTTATAAAAATCTTCTCTATTTAAAACTTCTAAAGCTTGTGCTATGGAAGTCTTGTCTATTATCATAGCTCCTAAAACAGATCGTTCTGCATCAATATTTTGAGGCATACTTCTTAATGGTGCATCCATTATTCATCTCTCCTTATAGCATTAAGTTTAAACAAATATATTTTATTTAAACAACTTAAAATACTATATTTAATAATTCTTCTATATCATCTACAGCTTTTATTTCAATGTCATCTAATCCTTGTGGAGCTTCTTTTAAATTTTCCTTTGGTATAACAACGGTTTTTATTCTTTTTCTTCTTGCACCATATATTTTTTCAAAAATACCACCTACAGGCTTTACTTTACCTCTTAGTGATATTTCGCCTGTTATAGCTATATTTTGCTGTATAGGCTTATCTAATAGTGCACTGATTATACAAACTGTTATAGCTGCTCCTGCTGAAGGGCCATCTATCCTTCCTCCCCCTATAACATTGACATGTATATCATAATCTCTTAAATCTTTTTTGGTAATTTTTCTAATAACAGATGCCGCATTAAACACTGAATCTTTTGCCATGCTTCCAGCTGTATCATTAAATCTTACTTGTCCTTTACCTTTTTCTTTGGCTTCAAATACTACAGCTTCAATTTCTATAGTAGAACCTATATATCCACTTACACCTAAACCATATACATGTCCAACTTCAGATTTATTTTCTTTTTCTAATTCCTCATAAGGTATTAATCTATTGATAGATATTACTTCTTTTAAATCATCAATTCCTATTTTTATATTATTTTCTGTTGCTGAACTACTTTTATTATAAAGCACATATCCATATGCATCTGCTAAAATATTAATAGCTTTTCTTCCTTCTATTGTGTATCTACTTATAGTTTCTGGAACTTTTTCATCCAATTCTACATTTATTTTTTCTGCAGCATTTAAAATTATTTTTTCTATATCAGTTGGTGTTAATGGTTGAAAATATACTTCTGTACATCTAGATCTTAAAGCAGGGTTTATTTCTGATGGTTCTCTAGTAGTTGCACCTATTAATATAAAATCTGCTGGTGCTCCTTTATCAAATAAGTATTTAATATATTTAGGTGTGTTCTCATCATCTGGATCATAATAAGATGATGAGAATTCAACCCTTTTGTCTTCTAATACCTTTAATAGTTTATTTTGAAGTATATTATCTAACTCTCCTATTTCATCTATAAATAAGACCCCACCATGTGCTTCTGTAACAAGTCCTGGTTTAGGTTCAGGTATTCCAATCTCCGCTAAATCCCTTTTACTTCCTTGATATATAGGATCATGAACAGATCCAAGCAGTGGATTTGTTATTTCTCTAGGATCCCACCTTAAAGTAGTTCCATCAACTTCTATAAATTTTGCATCTTCTTCAAAAGGTGTATTACTAAGTCTTTTTCCTTCTTCTAAAGCTAACCTAGCAGCAGTTGTTTTTCCTACTCCTGGTGGTCCATATAAAATAATATGTTGTGGATATGGAGAAGCTATCTTTGATAATAATGATTTAATAGCTGTTTCCTGTCCTACAATTTCTGAAAATGATTCTGGTCTTAATAATGATTGAATACTTTTAGTAAGTTTCTTTTTGTCTAACATCTCTAATCTACTATACTTTTTTAACGTGCTACTATTTTCTGTTCCCTTTTGTTTTTTTATTATATTAAGACGTATTTCATCTATATATTTATTTTGTTTTTCTATTAAATTCTTTTCTACTTGCTTTTCTATATTATTTTGTATATATCTTTTTGCAAGTATTTCTGAAATATGTTTATTCGTATCTTCTAATACATCAAATACATTTTTATAATTAGGAACTATTTCTACTCCTTTTCCATCTGTAACTATTTTATTTAAAGCATATAGCCTTTTATATATATCATTGCTATTAATATAATCTTCTAATTTATATTTTATAGTTCTTTTTCTAATTACTTTTTCATTTAATATTTTTTTTACCATATCAAATAGAACATCAATTTGTACTTCTAAAGATATAGCATTTTGTTCTAAATCATACTGTTGATTCTGTCTCAATTTTAAAATCGTTCCTCCTTATATACCTTCAATCCTAACTTTAATTTTTGTTGAAATTTCTGGGTATAATTTAATTTCTACATCATATATTCCTAACTGTCTTATAGTATCTACATTTATTTTTCTTCTATCAATATCTAAATTAAATTTATTTTTAAGTTCATCAGATATATCTTTTCCAGTTATAGATCCAAACAGTTTTCCATTATCTCCTGATTTAACTTTTAAAATAAGTTCTTGATTTTTTAGTTCATCTGCTAATTTTTGAGCCTCCTCCATTTCTGCTAACTTTTGTTTTCTTTCTGCTTCCTTTTTATTGTTTAATAAATTTAAACTTGATTCATTAGCTTCTGAAGCTAATTTCCTAGGAAATAAAAAATTTCTAGCATATCCATCAGATACGTTAACTACATCATCTTTCTTTCCTAATTTTTTTACATCTTTTAATAATATAACCTTCATCCTTCATCACCTTCACTTAAGTATTTATCTATTGAATTTTGAAGCTCTATTAAAGCTTCTTTCATAGTCATATCTTTTAATTTTGCTCCAGCCATAGTCATATGTCCTCCGCCTCCCAAGGACTCAAGTATTAATTGAACATTAACCTCTCCTAAGGATCTAGCACTTATATAAATATCATTTTCTATTTTTACAAGTACAAAAGAAGTATAAATTCCAATTATGTTTATTAATTCATCAGCTGCCTGAGCTGCTAGCAATGTATCTCGTATATCTTCAGGACAAACTGCTATGGCTATATTATCTTTTACTTTTGCTGTTTTAATAATTTCATATTTTTTTAAATGAGTATTTAAATCATCTGAAAATAATTTTTTAACATGAATAGTATCTGCTCCTAATCCTTTTAAAAAAGAAGCTGCTTCAAAAGTTCTAACACCTGTTTTAAAATAAAAGTTCTTAGTATCAACACAAATACCTGCTAACAATGCTTCTGCCTCAATTGTCTTTAATACAGGTTTTTCAACCATATATTGAATAAGCTCTGTAACTAATTCAGAAGTAGATGATGCATAGGGCTCTATATAACTTAATAATGTTTCCTCAATATAATCCGTAGATTTTCTATGATGATCTATAATAACTAATTTTTTAGACTTTTCAACGACTTTAATGTTTTGAACATGCCCTTTATTGTGAACATCTACTATTATAAGTAAACTATTTTCATCTATTTTTTCTATTGATTTATTACTATTAATAAAAACGTTATTATATATTTGTTCTTCTTTTATTTTATCCATTAAAGTTTTTATACTAGTATTTATATCTTCTAATATTATATAGCATTCTTTATTTAAAGTATTAATTATACTATATAATCCTAACGCTGATCCTATACAGTCTATATCCGGATTTATATGTCCCATTATAAATACTTTATTACTTTCTTTTATTAAATCTAGGAGTACATAAGAAACTACTCTTGCCTTTACTTTTGTTCTTTTTTCTATTTCTTTAGTCTTTCCTCCATAAAAATCTAAATTTTTCCCACTTTTTACAACTACTTGATCTCCACCACGTCCAAGTGCTAATTCTTTTGCTGATGTAGCAAATTTACCATTTTCAAGTGGACTTTCTCCATTCCTACCCACTCCAACACTTAGTGTTACCATTAATTTATTACCTATATTTATGTCCTTTACTACATCTAATATCTCAAATTTTTTTTCCATTTCTTTTTCTATATACTGATTTTCAATACATAATATATATTTATTGTAATCATATTTCTTCAACATTGCACTTAAATTTTGAGCATAACTGTTTATGGCTCTTTCTATCTCTGCAATGAGTAATGGTTTTTTATCTTCTTCAGTGCTTTTTATAACATCGTCTAAATTATCCACTTCTATAAGCATTATAACTTCCTTAGTTTTATTTATATATTCTAATTGTGTATTAATTTCTGTTACATCTGATAAATAAAGAAGGATAAGTTTCTGACTTTCATCCGCTAATGTAGAATTTGTATCAAGAGTATTAATAAAAATATTATAATATCCATTAAATATTTTTAAATTTTCT
This window of the Clostridium cochlearium genome carries:
- the pgsA gene encoding CDP-diacylglycerol--glycerol-3-phosphate 3-phosphatidyltransferase gives rise to the protein MNIPNILTLFRMFLIPIFVIIFFSNIKNNLFYSICIFLLAGITDILDGYIARKYNLITKWGIVLDPLADKLMLLTVLFCLSSSNIIPTWILIIVSLKEFVMIIVGGILYNKDFIIPSNKFGKLSTFMFYISIFFLIFNKDLSRYLLNLSVAIAIVTFLNYLLIYIKKKKNIKEHSI
- a CDS encoding DUF3006 domain-containing protein, yielding MLNGVIDRFEEEYVVVELEDGVMLNLPKVEVPKDAKEGDALIIKLDVFIDYNKTEKLKKEIEELTKDLWEE
- a CDS encoding ACT domain-containing protein translates to MKDKYLMINTSVLPDVFEKVIEAKELMKSGKIKEITEAVKVVGISRSTYYKYKDYVFNISELSTNQKVIISVTLSHRPGTLSKILDKIALYKGNILTINQEIPIHNTANVNITFDISQLNIEFNRLLKEISEMDNVIKLDLIAMD
- a CDS encoding L,D-transpeptidase family protein, encoding MIKSINIKKVLCVSLMLFIFLFAGNYKASAETTEDLSNINGINNTENASDKKEEKLPLDQNTLLNSVKIESNYSSIYSNRIIKFQVNSNYNGRLNYRALLYTKDTNSWKDVTSGYTLDRKGNEVFQVNLFNVDSGNYELFIFAKTPESEGKYNAKIGEYEVSYDDYKSKEFICLQNGEPNLDISFDNKTKMYEGASKDISIKTNSYHGLVQYKVLMYSSNNGRWTDLSKGYTDELKSENIYKINTGSLKAGNYKINVRVKKAWDTGSKSDGLGDYDSSKIIEFNVLKKPAPPTSKYPQAPKIEPLYVGNDSEITKIRVRKGPSLNTGIAGHIYGSTQEIKVLGKSGDFYKVQATDYDSLNTINGYIKSDYVKKVIPNNRYSILVSIANQKVYIYENNKLIKSFICSTGMSGTPTIKGRFLIGGRGPSFGQEHGYICYNFIRFNYNYLFHSVLHNLDGSIIQSEYNKLGTQASHGCIRLKDEDIKWMYNNIPRNTLVVIQ
- a CDS encoding replicative DNA helicase, which translates into the protein MDAPLRSMPQNIDAERSVLGAMIIDKTSIAQALEVLNREDFYKEAHQIIYEAILDLYRKDIAVDMVTITENLQSKEKLELAGGVTYISEVGTSIISTANLQSYINIVKDKSTLRKLIRASTEIINDSYNRQDDVVSVVDSAEKKIFNIGINRNASDFEAMSTVLERGFLEIEKIFNNKGGVTGVPSGFPELDSKTSGFQKGDMILIAARPSMGKTTFALNLAQYAALREGKSIAIFSLEMSKEQLAYKLLCSEANVDMLKLRTGNLEDKDWENIAKASGPLSLAKIYIDDTPGITVMEMRSKCRRLKMEKGIDMIVIDYLQLMAGSKSSESRQQEVSEISRSIKALAKEMECPVIALSQLSRAPEQRTDHRPMLSDLRESGSIEQDADLVMFLYRDEYYNKETEEKNVAECIISKQRNGPTGTVKLAWLGQFSKFARLDIIHQE
- the lonC gene encoding Lon family ATP-dependent protease, which produces MRQNQQYDLEQNAISLEVQIDVLFDMVKKILNEKVIRKRTIKYKLEDYINSNDIYKRLYALNKIVTDGKGVEIVPNYKNVFDVLEDTNKHISEILAKRYIQNNIEKQVEKNLIEKQNKYIDEIRLNIIKKQKGTENSSTLKKYSRLEMLDKKKLTKSIQSLLRPESFSEIVGQETAIKSLLSKIASPYPQHIILYGPPGVGKTTAARLALEEGKRLSNTPFEEDAKFIEVDGTTLRWDPREITNPLLGSVHDPIYQGSKRDLAEIGIPEPKPGLVTEAHGGVLFIDEIGELDNILQNKLLKVLEDKRVEFSSSYYDPDDENTPKYIKYLFDKGAPADFILIGATTREPSEINPALRSRCTEVYFQPLTPTDIEKIILNAAEKINVELDEKVPETISRYTIEGRKAINILADAYGYVLYNKSSSATENNIKIGIDDLKEVISINRLIPYEELEKENKSEVGHVYGLGVSGYIGSTIEIEAVVFEAKEKGKGQVRFNDTAGSMAKDSVFNAASVIRKITKKDLRDYDIHVNVIGGGRIDGPSAGAAITVCIISALLDKPIQQNIAITGEISLRGKVKPVGGIFEKIYGARRKRIKTVVIPKENLKEAPQGLDDIEIKAVDDIEELLNIVF
- the rplI gene encoding 50S ribosomal protein L9, whose product is MKVILLKDVKKLGKKDDVVNVSDGYARNFLFPRKLASEANESSLNLLNNKKEAERKQKLAEMEEAQKLADELKNQELILKVKSGDNGKLFGSITGKDISDELKNKFNLDIDRRKINVDTIRQLGIYDVEIKLYPEISTKIKVRIEGI
- a CDS encoding DHH family phosphoesterase → MDSKYKRLITPTKGYMIIIAVLVMVVMYQNILLGGFFLIIYILLLFYNIKSSKIRKDQWKEFIENFSYNLDSATRNTLLNLPLPMLILNNNGNIIWYNYSFSKILDGKDVLEMNIKNIIKEFDINKINNNEKYNLENLKIFNGYYNIFINTLDTNSTLADESQKLILLYLSDVTEINTQLEYINKTKEVIMLIEVDNLDDVIKSTEEDKKPLLIAEIERAINSYAQNLSAMLKKYDYNKYILCIENQYIEKEMEKKFEILDVVKDINIGNKLMVTLSVGVGRNGESPLENGKFATSAKELALGRGGDQVVVKSGKNLDFYGGKTKEIEKRTKVKARVVSYVLLDLIKESNKVFIMGHINPDIDCIGSALGLYSIINTLNKECYIILEDINTSIKTLMDKIKEEQIYNNVFINSNKSIEKIDENSLLIIVDVHNKGHVQNIKVVEKSKKLVIIDHHRKSTDYIEETLLSYIEPYASSTSELVTELIQYMVEKPVLKTIEAEALLAGICVDTKNFYFKTGVRTFEAASFLKGLGADTIHVKKLFSDDLNTHLKKYEIIKTAKVKDNIAIAVCPEDIRDTLLAAQAADELINIIGIYTSFVLVKIENDIYISARSLGEVNVQLILESLGGGGHMTMAGAKLKDMTMKEALIELQNSIDKYLSEGDEG